The following coding sequences lie in one Mucilaginibacter sp. KACC 22773 genomic window:
- a CDS encoding DUF5984 family protein has translation MINFKIKPPEETSGAIGENDRFTSWFFLTDGDLWLTFGDQTIYEYTSEAMEYFEDKSTPYSDYQVSRFVEDFSDIFKNIRETVPENFYELAENVTQFYKDLKHWKSLNEDGDEAHYDAFMDNVDILYSWVRERALLGIHLLGGPTLYFFRHDDKVKIVWETDFVLENGAKLWTAKNGSCEMEYDDFRKRIIEFARNYFLAMDNQIKLAIARDWGDIILDKKRLVEEQEERKFDFYSEFSKLWHEPEEKTNWEEIEEIYKLMRDELDGSR, from the coding sequence ATGATAAACTTTAAAATAAAACCACCGGAGGAAACATCGGGTGCCATAGGCGAAAATGATCGTTTTACAAGCTGGTTTTTTCTCACAGATGGCGACTTGTGGCTCACCTTTGGAGATCAAACTATTTACGAGTACACCAGCGAGGCGATGGAATACTTCGAAGACAAATCAACACCTTACTCTGATTATCAGGTAAGCAGATTTGTAGAAGATTTTTCGGACATATTTAAAAATATAAGAGAAACCGTTCCTGAAAATTTTTATGAGTTAGCTGAGAACGTAACCCAATTTTACAAAGACCTTAAACATTGGAAAAGTCTTAACGAGGATGGGGACGAAGCTCATTACGATGCCTTTATGGACAATGTCGATATATTATATTCATGGGTCAGGGAAAGAGCACTTTTGGGAATTCATTTACTAGGCGGGCCGACATTATATTTTTTTAGACATGACGATAAAGTTAAAATAGTTTGGGAAACTGATTTCGTTTTAGAAAATGGTGCAAAACTATGGACAGCTAAAAATGGGAGTTGTGAAATGGAATACGATGACTTTCGAAAAAGAATAATTGAATTTGCCCGGAACTACTTTCTGGCAATGGATAATCAAATAAAATTAGCCATAGCAAGAGATTGGGGAGATATCATTCTTGACAAGAAAAGACTGGTTGAGGAGCAAGAGGAAAGGAAATTTGATTTTTATAGTGAATTCTCAAAGTTGTGGCATGAGCCGGAGGAAAAAACAAATTGGGAGGAAATTGAAGAAATATATAAGCTGATGCGTGATGAATTAGATGGAAGTCGTTAA